A genomic region of Trifolium pratense cultivar HEN17-A07 linkage group LG3, ARS_RC_1.1, whole genome shotgun sequence contains the following coding sequences:
- the LOC123916726 gene encoding uncharacterized protein LOC123916726 isoform X2 — MLNIGSVFDLSTSQSLLQLERLVIYRCEQLKNIVTNERKSDDKSCNILFPKLKQLGLFYVPNFIGIFPESNDLFEGSSHSISKPQTQLEVEPIKSNKFPWSHVCCYGYNNKLRDSSSSTSTKIPIPSVYEDQPQHCSISLESYCLLRLSHVMCNFKRIELGNIPRIKSVFTLSVASKMLLLESLSIFECDEMEHIVVDNGDGSSTGVNIVFPKLKGLRVFNCKKLEYIFGNINASDLHNYLHLPALISLDLDNLPSLIGMGTKNYHTILSHLAEITINRCPKVDNKSIGDFVYSMSKSQDSTTIKDFSGYDLELHLALQQLTATNSKFQCIFYLDEINGQQRNLGLKEIELDNLAQMTYLFVGPRNCFSLQNLLKIKIVRCEKLEMIFSTCVLKCLPQLLHLIIDECDNLKYIIEDDDVENKEISNYHMSPIRTCFPKLKTLVVRKCNKLNYVFPSSICTELPELLFLVIQEACKLQKIFGGSEENDQKVGIPNLRIVVFVELPSVFQEIQSQTIKHRFVHNCQKLSLTSTSTSTDVLSTLESTCDEHKLDYDLMAYMGSVKEELEEHFKAEDTSGGNLNGTVIQSSTSGNENAIEDVDHGGSQEKTQTNNKAEPSKEESESTSRHELTSTQELMNPKQSVAEIDTNVKPSHENNLEGSTSGETAAGTLPAISGKKNEPTIQIDIAPKQKIKMKQEAEAKHEFVEKVPDLEIPPVAILPTDSKVLMNEQSMDQQMKTQQSDAEIDITAKHSLENNLEGSTPEKTAAGTLFTSSRTKNEPPIHLDIGLKQKGTMISVEEGTTSIHDKNITLSTHPEDGDGKICIPSFSIVNTKPPATKDVDIGASKETIAMKDINKLIEEDPLLALEKLLTGVQSFSIGTLLQELKTLMDSSSDIDHLVSNQESKSKLISLFHGLNQHQRLLPSDVKDFVEKVQSFFNDNMIKHATYQQVLKKHNQLLDLKTDLMNKLRSAKSTQAHIDSETSTANAKIHELSLQIEDLENQRDGLKSLVNKCDVQKMKLKAECTEWAQQSRELLSELASSEVEVREADRARNLAKKGFANLKSPFPIF, encoded by the exons ATGCTCAACATTGGTTCTGTTTTTGATTTGTCAACTTCTCAAAGTCTGCTGCAGCTAGAAAGGTTGGTAATATATCGTTGTGAGCAATTGAAAAACATAGTTACTAATGAAAGGAAATCAGATGACAAGAGTTGCAACATATTGTTTCCAAAGCTGAAACAATTGGGGCTATTTTATGTGCCAAATTTCATCGGCATATTTCCAGAATCAAATGATTTATTTGAAGGGTCATCTCATTCCATTTCAAAGCCACAAACACAATTGGAGGTGGAGCCTATCAAATCCAATAAGTTCCCATGGAGTCATGTGTGTTGTTATggatataataataaattgaggGATAGCAGTAGCAGCACAAGTACTAAGATTCCAATCCCATCGGTATATGAGGATCAACCGCAACATTGCTCAATCTCATTG GAATCGTATTGTCTTTTAAGGCTATCACATGTCATGTGCAATTTTAAACGGATAGAACTGGGGAATATTCCAAGGATAAAATCAGTGTTTACGTTGTCTGTTGCATCAAAAATGTTGTTGTTGGAGAGCTTGTCTATATTTGAATGTGATGAAATGGAGCACATAGTAGTAGATAATGGAGATGGCAGTAGTACTGGGGTCAATATTGTCTTCCCAAAATTAAAAGGGCTCCGTGTTTTTAACTGTAAGAAATTGGAATACATATTTGGAAACATTAATGCTAGTGATCTTCATAACTACCTTCATCTTCCAGCTTTGATATCTCTCGATCTTGACAATCTTCCAAGTTTAATTGGCATGGGTACCAAAAACTATCACACAATATTGTCACACTTGGCGGAAATTACAATCAATAGATGCCCCAAGGTTGATAATAAATCTATTGGTGATTTTGTTTATTCAATGTCAAAATCTCAGGACAGTACAACCATTAAG GATTTTAGTGGATATGACTTGGAACTTCATCTTGCTTTGCAACAACTCACGGCAACAAACTCTAAATTTCAATGCATCTTTTATCTCGATGAAATAAATGGACAACAAAGGAACTTAGGATTGAAAGAGATTGAGTTGGATAATTTGGCTCAGATGACATACCTTTTTGTGGGTCCCAGAAATTGTTTTTCCCTCCAAAACTTATTGAAGATAAAAATTGTCCGATGTGAAAAATTGGAAATGATATTCTCCACATGTGTTTTAAAATGTCTACCACAGTTGCTTCATCTAATAATAGATGAATGTGATAACTTGAAGTATATcattgaagatgatgatgtggAGAATAAAGAAATATCAAATTATCATATGTCTCCAATTAGGACATGCTTTCCAAAACTGAAAACACTTGTTGTCAGGAAGTGTAACAAGTTGAACTATGTATTTCCATCCTCCATTTGTACAGAGCTACCTGAGCTACTGTTTCTCGTAATACAAGAAGCATGTAAGCTACAGAAAATATTTGGAGGAAGTGAAGAAAATGATCAAAAAGTTGGGATTCCAAATCTACGTATTGTAGTATTTGTCGAACTACCAAGCGTTTTCCAGGAAATCCAATCTCAAACTATAAAACATCGTTTTGTACACAATTGTCAAAAACTCTCTTTGACTTCAACTTCAACATCAACTGACGTTTTATCAACTCTCGAGTCCACTTGTGATGAACATAAATTAG ATTATGATTTGATGGCATATATGGGGAGCGTGAAGGAAGAATTAGAAGAACATTTTAAAGCCGAAGATACAAGTGGCGGAAATCTAAATGGCACTGTGATTCAATCATCAACATCTGGAAATGAAAATGCCATTGAAGATGTTGATCATGGTGGCTCTCAAGAAAAAACTCAGACTAATAATAAAG CGGAGCCTTCTAAAGAAGAGTCTGAATCAACATCAAGGCACGAGTTGACTTCTACACAG GAGTTGATGAATCCAAAACAGTCAGTTGCAGAAATTGATACTAATGTCAAACCTTctcatgaaaataat TTGGAGGGTTCAACGTCCGGAGAAACAGCAGCAGGAACTTTGCCTGCCATTTCAGGAAAAAAGAATGAGCCAACTATACAAATAGATATTGCTCCTAAACAAAAG ATAAAAATGAAACAAGAAGCAGAGGCAAAGCATGAATTTGTCGAAAAGGTTCCTGATTTAGAGATACCACCAGTAGCAATATTACCAACAGACTCAAAA GTATTAATGAATGAACAATCAATGGATCAACAAATGAAGACACAACAGTCAGATGCAGAAATCGATATTACAGCCAAACATTCTCTAGAAAATAAT TTGGAGGGTTCTACGCCAGAAAAAACAGCGGCAGGAACTTTGTTCACCAgttcaagaacaaagaatgaGCCACCTATACATTTAGATATTGGTCTTAAACAAAAG GGTACCATGATAAGTGTTGAAGAAGGAACTACATCAATTCATGATAAAAACATAACATTATCAACTCATCCA GAAGATGGAGATGGAAAAATATGTATACCCTCTTTTTCAATTGTCAATACAAAGCCTCCTGCTACAAAAGATGTTGATATTGGAGCCTCTAAGGAAACTATTG CAATGAAAGACATTAACAAGCTGATCGAAGAAGACCCACTTCTTGCACTTGAGAAGCTTCTTACTGGAGTGCAAAGTTTTTCAATTGGAACTTTACTTCAAGAATTGAAGACTTTGATGGACTCGTCATCAGACATTGACCATCTTGTATCGAACCAAGAGTCCAAGTCAAAACTGATTTCTCTTTTTCATGGATTGAATCAGCATCAAAGACTCCTACCTTCTGATGTGAAGGATTTTGTTGAGAAAGTACAGAGCTTCTTCAATGATAACATGATCAAACACGCTACTTATCAACAAGTACTCAAGAAGCACAACCAACTTCTTGATTTGAAAACCGATCTCATGAACAAGCTTAGGAGTGCAAAGAGTACACAAGCCCACATTGACAGTGAAACTTCAACTGCCAATGCTAAGATACATGAGCTCTCTTTACAAATTGAAGATCTTGAGAATCAAAGAGATGGTTTGAAGTCCTTGGTGAACAAATGTGATGTTCAGAAGATGAAGTTGAAGGCTGAATGCACTGAGTGGGCTCAACAAAGTAGAGAATTACTTTCGGAACTTGCTTCATCAGAGGTCGAAGTAAGAGAAGCTGACCGTGCAAGGAATTTGGCAAAAAAAGGTTTTGCAAATTTAAAATCACCGTTTCCTATATTTTAG
- the LOC123916726 gene encoding uncharacterized protein LOC123916726 isoform X3: MLNIGSVFDLSTSQSLLQLERLVIYRCEQLKNIVTNERKSDDKSCNILFPKLKQLGLFYVPNFIGIFPESNDLFEGSSHSISKPQTQLEVEPIKSNKFPWSHVCCYGYNNKLRDSSSSTSTKIPIPSVYEDQPQHCSISLESYCLLRLSHVMCNFKRIELGNIPRIKSVFTLSVASKMLLLESLSIFECDEMEHIVVDNGDGSSTGVNIVFPKLKGLRVFNCKKLEYIFGNINASDLHNYLHLPALISLDLDNLPSLIGMGTKNYHTILSHLAEITINRCPKVDNKSIGDFVYSMSKSQDSTTIKDFSGYDLELHLALQQLTATNSKFQCIFYLDEINGQQRNLGLKEIELDNLAQMTYLFVGPRNCFSLQNLLKIKIVRCEKLEMIFSTCVLKCLPQLLHLIIDECDNLKYIIEDDDVENKEISNYHMSPIRTCFPKLKTLVVRKCNKLNYVFPSSICTELPELLFLVIQEACKLQKIFGGSEENDQKVGIPNLRIVVFVELPSVFQEIQSQTIKHRFVHNCQKLSLTSTSTSTDVLSTLESTCDEHKLDYDLMAYMGSVKEELEEHFKAEDTSGGNLNGTVIQSSTSGNENAIEDVDHGGSQEKTQTNNKAEPSKEESESTSRHELTSTQLEGSTSGETAAGTLPAISGKKNEPTIQIDIAPKQKIKMKQEAEAKHEFVEKVPDLEIPPVAILPTDSKVLMNEQSMDQQMKTQQSDAEIDITAKHSLENNLEGSTPEKTAAGTLFTSSRTKNEPPIHLDIGLKQKGTMISVEEGTTSIHDKNITLSTHPEDGDGKICIPSFSIVNTKPPATKDVDIGASKETIAMKDINKLIEEDPLLALEKLLTGVQSFSIGTLLQELKTLMDSSSDIDHLVSNQESKSKLISLFHGLNQHQRLLPSDVKDFVEKVQSFFNDNMIKHATYQQVLKKHNQLLDLKTDLMNKLRSAKSTQAHIDSETSTANAKIHELSLQIEDLENQRDGLKSLVNKCDVQKMKLKAECTEWAQQSRELLSELASSEVEVREADRARNLAKKGFANLKSPFPIF; encoded by the exons ATGCTCAACATTGGTTCTGTTTTTGATTTGTCAACTTCTCAAAGTCTGCTGCAGCTAGAAAGGTTGGTAATATATCGTTGTGAGCAATTGAAAAACATAGTTACTAATGAAAGGAAATCAGATGACAAGAGTTGCAACATATTGTTTCCAAAGCTGAAACAATTGGGGCTATTTTATGTGCCAAATTTCATCGGCATATTTCCAGAATCAAATGATTTATTTGAAGGGTCATCTCATTCCATTTCAAAGCCACAAACACAATTGGAGGTGGAGCCTATCAAATCCAATAAGTTCCCATGGAGTCATGTGTGTTGTTATggatataataataaattgaggGATAGCAGTAGCAGCACAAGTACTAAGATTCCAATCCCATCGGTATATGAGGATCAACCGCAACATTGCTCAATCTCATTG GAATCGTATTGTCTTTTAAGGCTATCACATGTCATGTGCAATTTTAAACGGATAGAACTGGGGAATATTCCAAGGATAAAATCAGTGTTTACGTTGTCTGTTGCATCAAAAATGTTGTTGTTGGAGAGCTTGTCTATATTTGAATGTGATGAAATGGAGCACATAGTAGTAGATAATGGAGATGGCAGTAGTACTGGGGTCAATATTGTCTTCCCAAAATTAAAAGGGCTCCGTGTTTTTAACTGTAAGAAATTGGAATACATATTTGGAAACATTAATGCTAGTGATCTTCATAACTACCTTCATCTTCCAGCTTTGATATCTCTCGATCTTGACAATCTTCCAAGTTTAATTGGCATGGGTACCAAAAACTATCACACAATATTGTCACACTTGGCGGAAATTACAATCAATAGATGCCCCAAGGTTGATAATAAATCTATTGGTGATTTTGTTTATTCAATGTCAAAATCTCAGGACAGTACAACCATTAAG GATTTTAGTGGATATGACTTGGAACTTCATCTTGCTTTGCAACAACTCACGGCAACAAACTCTAAATTTCAATGCATCTTTTATCTCGATGAAATAAATGGACAACAAAGGAACTTAGGATTGAAAGAGATTGAGTTGGATAATTTGGCTCAGATGACATACCTTTTTGTGGGTCCCAGAAATTGTTTTTCCCTCCAAAACTTATTGAAGATAAAAATTGTCCGATGTGAAAAATTGGAAATGATATTCTCCACATGTGTTTTAAAATGTCTACCACAGTTGCTTCATCTAATAATAGATGAATGTGATAACTTGAAGTATATcattgaagatgatgatgtggAGAATAAAGAAATATCAAATTATCATATGTCTCCAATTAGGACATGCTTTCCAAAACTGAAAACACTTGTTGTCAGGAAGTGTAACAAGTTGAACTATGTATTTCCATCCTCCATTTGTACAGAGCTACCTGAGCTACTGTTTCTCGTAATACAAGAAGCATGTAAGCTACAGAAAATATTTGGAGGAAGTGAAGAAAATGATCAAAAAGTTGGGATTCCAAATCTACGTATTGTAGTATTTGTCGAACTACCAAGCGTTTTCCAGGAAATCCAATCTCAAACTATAAAACATCGTTTTGTACACAATTGTCAAAAACTCTCTTTGACTTCAACTTCAACATCAACTGACGTTTTATCAACTCTCGAGTCCACTTGTGATGAACATAAATTAG ATTATGATTTGATGGCATATATGGGGAGCGTGAAGGAAGAATTAGAAGAACATTTTAAAGCCGAAGATACAAGTGGCGGAAATCTAAATGGCACTGTGATTCAATCATCAACATCTGGAAATGAAAATGCCATTGAAGATGTTGATCATGGTGGCTCTCAAGAAAAAACTCAGACTAATAATAAAG CGGAGCCTTCTAAAGAAGAGTCTGAATCAACATCAAGGCACGAGTTGACTTCTACACAG TTGGAGGGTTCAACGTCCGGAGAAACAGCAGCAGGAACTTTGCCTGCCATTTCAGGAAAAAAGAATGAGCCAACTATACAAATAGATATTGCTCCTAAACAAAAG ATAAAAATGAAACAAGAAGCAGAGGCAAAGCATGAATTTGTCGAAAAGGTTCCTGATTTAGAGATACCACCAGTAGCAATATTACCAACAGACTCAAAA GTATTAATGAATGAACAATCAATGGATCAACAAATGAAGACACAACAGTCAGATGCAGAAATCGATATTACAGCCAAACATTCTCTAGAAAATAAT TTGGAGGGTTCTACGCCAGAAAAAACAGCGGCAGGAACTTTGTTCACCAgttcaagaacaaagaatgaGCCACCTATACATTTAGATATTGGTCTTAAACAAAAG GGTACCATGATAAGTGTTGAAGAAGGAACTACATCAATTCATGATAAAAACATAACATTATCAACTCATCCA GAAGATGGAGATGGAAAAATATGTATACCCTCTTTTTCAATTGTCAATACAAAGCCTCCTGCTACAAAAGATGTTGATATTGGAGCCTCTAAGGAAACTATTG CAATGAAAGACATTAACAAGCTGATCGAAGAAGACCCACTTCTTGCACTTGAGAAGCTTCTTACTGGAGTGCAAAGTTTTTCAATTGGAACTTTACTTCAAGAATTGAAGACTTTGATGGACTCGTCATCAGACATTGACCATCTTGTATCGAACCAAGAGTCCAAGTCAAAACTGATTTCTCTTTTTCATGGATTGAATCAGCATCAAAGACTCCTACCTTCTGATGTGAAGGATTTTGTTGAGAAAGTACAGAGCTTCTTCAATGATAACATGATCAAACACGCTACTTATCAACAAGTACTCAAGAAGCACAACCAACTTCTTGATTTGAAAACCGATCTCATGAACAAGCTTAGGAGTGCAAAGAGTACACAAGCCCACATTGACAGTGAAACTTCAACTGCCAATGCTAAGATACATGAGCTCTCTTTACAAATTGAAGATCTTGAGAATCAAAGAGATGGTTTGAAGTCCTTGGTGAACAAATGTGATGTTCAGAAGATGAAGTTGAAGGCTGAATGCACTGAGTGGGCTCAACAAAGTAGAGAATTACTTTCGGAACTTGCTTCATCAGAGGTCGAAGTAAGAGAAGCTGACCGTGCAAGGAATTTGGCAAAAAAAGGTTTTGCAAATTTAAAATCACCGTTTCCTATATTTTAG
- the LOC123915104 gene encoding disease resistance protein SUMM2-like: MEGISTDLGKTFVEKLINGVIGKSRYLFCYKCIANEFELEKEKLEAEWETMTLRFTKAKEKGKDIQSNAQFWEKQANKLIQENTKLKQRCFFGFCPDCIWLYKRGEELANKTEEIKKLMVKGEKLENVEVTRSLPDVERYSSQSYISFKTRESKYNELLNALKDDSYYTIGLHGMGGTGKTTMAKEVGKQLKTSMQFNRVIFTTVSSTPNIKKIQDDIAGHLELEWRDTNESTRPTQLWDRLINGEKILVILDDVWDYLNFEDIGIPNSDNHKGCKVLVTTRYLKVCNKMSCATTIQIELLSEEEAWEMFKRHAELSNISSKNILDQGSKIALECKGLPIAIATIARSLKGEKRQENWDAALNSLQNPMLMAGVDDTKVDIYKCLKFSYDNLKDKEAKELFLLCSIFQEDEEISTEILTRLGIGIGLFGEDYKKYNHARTLVVVAKDNLLDSCLLLSTNKRDVKMHDLIREVAQWIANKEILAVDFSNKTQKSLVGRDNNIKYLLFEGNPMDLCSSGFDGSKLKILIFIVDNGCFVDSFFKSIAGLLVLNLRAGKQSTISLPQSIRSLTNIHSLLIESVYLGDISVLGSLQSLETLDLNQCIIEELPQEIAKLKKLRLLNLEMCEIIDKNPFEVIQRCPSLEELYFLNSFNDSCQEITLPALERYQLIDDIGEMYDFSLSKCVSLQYDCLSEATVKHVIPTAEILRLEGTKKGWRNLMPEIYQMCFPI; this comes from the exons ATGGAGGGTATCTCGACAGATTTGGGGAAGACATTTGTAGAGAAATTGATAAACGGTGTAATAGGAAAATCACGTTATCTATTTTGCTACAAGTGCATTGCCAACGAATTTGAATTAGAGAAGGAAAAATTGGAAGCAGAATGGGAAACTATGACACTGCGTTTTACAAAGGCAAAGGAAAAAGGTAAAGATATTCAATCTAATGCTCAATTTTGGGAAAAGCAAGCTAATAAGCTCATTCAAGAGAACACTAAGTTAAAACAAAgatgtttttttggattttgccctgATTGCATATGGCTATATAAAAGGGGAGAGGAGTTGGCAAACAAAACGgaggaaattaaaaaattgatggtAAAGGGAGAGAAACTTGAAAATGTTGAAGTCACCCGTAGTCTTCCAGATGTTGAGCGTTATTCTTCTCAATCTTACATTTCTTTTAAAACTAGGGAGTCGAAATACAATGAGCTTTTGAATGCACTAAAAGATGACAGTTACTATACAATTGGATTGCATGGGATGGGGGGCACAGGAAAAACTACCATGGCAAAAGAAGTGGGCAAACAACTTAAGACTTCAATGCAATTTAATCGTGTCATCTTTACTACAGTGTCCAGTACTCCTAATATAAAAAAGATTCAAGATGATATTGCTGGACACTTGGAATTGGAATGGAGGGACACCAATGAGTCAACCCGGCCTACACAGCTATGGGACAGACTCATCAATGGTGAGAAAATTCTTGTGATATTGGATGATGTTTGGGATTATCTCAATTTTGAAGACATAGGGATTCCAAATAGTGATAATCACAAAGGATGCAAAGTTCTTGTAACCACACGATATTTGAAGGTATGCAACAAAATGTCATGTGCAACAACAATTCAAATAGAGCTCTTATCTGAAGAAGAGGCATGGGAAATGTTCAAAAGGCATGCTGAGCTAAGTAATATTTCCTCCAAAAATATTCTTGACCAGGGATCCAAAATTGCACTTGAATGCAAAGGATTACCAATTGCAATTGCTACTATCGCCAGAAGTTTGAAGGGAGAAAAACGTCAAGAAAATTGGGATGCTGCCTTAAACTCCTTACAAAATCCTATGCTCATGGCCGGTGTTGATGACACTAAGGTTGACATTTATAAATGTTTGAAGTTTAGCTATGATAATTTGAAGGATAAAGAAGCCAAGGAATTGTTCCTCTTATGTTCTATATTccaagaagatgaagaaatctCTACTGAAATTCTAACCAGACTTGGCATAGGAATCGGGCTCTTTGGGGaagattataaaaaatacaacCATGCTCGAACTCTTGTAGTTGTAGCAAAAGATAATCTCCTTGATTCATGTCTACTGTTGAGTACAAATAAAAGAGATGTAAAAATGCATGACTTGATTCGTGAAGTAGCCCAATGGATTGCAAATAAAGAGATACTAGCAGTAGATTTTTCTAACAAAACTCAAAAGTCATTAGTTGGAAGGGATAACAATATCAAATATTTGTTATTTGAGGGAAATCCAATGGATTTGTGTTCCTCTGGGTTTGATGGTTCTAAACTTAAGATTCTGATTTTCATTGTGGACAATGGTTGCTTTGTTGATTCATTCTTTAAAAGTATTGCAGGGCTTCTAGTTTTGAATTTAAGAGCAGGTAAACAAAGTACTATATCATTACCACAATCAATTCGGTCATTGACGAATATTCATTCTCTATTAATTGAAAGTGTCTATTTGGGTGACATATCTGTTTTGGGAAGCCTGCAAAGTCTTGAGACACTTGATTTGAATCAATGTATAATTGAAGAACTTCCACAAGAAATTGCTAAATTGAAGAAACTTCGATTGTTGAACTTGGAAATGTGTGAAATTATAGATAAGAATCCATTTGAAGTTATCCAAAGATGCCCATCACTTGAGGAATTGTACTTCTTGAATAGTTTCAATGATTCTTGTCAAGAAATAACCTTACCTGCATTGGAAAGGTATCAACTCATTGATGATATTGGTGAAATGTACGATTTTTCACTTTCAAAATGTGTTTCTCTTCAATATGATTGTTTGTCAGAAGCTACAGTTAAGCATGTGATTCCAACAGCAGAGATTCTTAGATTGGAAGGAACTAAGAAGGGGTGGAGAAATCTCATGCCGGAAATT TACCAAATGTGTTTTCCAATTTAA